The window AGGCGAGAGAAGCTGTCTTGGAAGCAGTCGGAATCTACAACACCGAGCGTCCACACTTGAGTCTTGCAATGATGACACCTGAAATGCGCTTTGCAGCGTGAACACTAAATCAACTCTGTCAACTTCTGGCCGGACGATACATACCCTTACCGCAACTATGCTGTCGAGCCTCGTTGTCTTCTTACCAAAGTAATTGTAGTACTGAAAAGACACACGATAGAAGTTGTTCCCAAGCGGCAGGTCTACGCCACCGTTCTCATTGTTCACGTAGCGATAGAGCTTCCGGAGTCCTGTCGCATTATTGTAGGACGTCCAGTACTTAATGGTTTCTGGAGTCCCCCCCCCGTTCACATCTCCTGCAAACTGCATTACCGTATCCGATGCAATCGCAAACGATACGCCGGAGACATTATAACCCGCCATATTCACATCAGAATAGATGATGCTATCGGCTGCCACGATCATCTTCTTCGCATTGGCTTGCTGGTTGCTCTGGTAGAGAGCATTGTTGAGACTCACCGTCAGCGTGAGCATGACGGTGATCAACGAAGCTCTGATTATCCATGAACCCAGCAGATCGATAAAGATTGTCATCGAATTACAATGTTCCTAAATTGAGAAAGACGGCCAAAACACGTTTTTGATCACCTGTATCACACTCAAAAACAGTACCACATACTGTTCAGAATGAGAATAGTGATTTTTCTACGAAATTTCAATCATTGACTAATATTCGTTACGGCGTTTCCGAGCATTTCAGAAAAACCCGCAATTTCATTCTGGAATTTTCGGAATCTGAATCGCGCAGAAAATATAGGCCATTTTGGGCATGCGAGTAAGCGCTAACTCTCGAACATCGTCAAAGAGTACGAAAAAGGTACATCTCCCCCTACGTTTACGATGTCTCGTAAATTAGTCGCGTCATCAATCCTCTTGCTGAGCAGACACCGTCCGTCTCAATTTGATACTAAGCCTTGAGCACTTGTCGTACAGGGTTTTCTCTGGCACCCCCAGAAGAAGTGCGCTTTCCTTGATGTTCCAGCCTGTCCGTTCGAGAGTCCGCATGATCACTGAGCGTGCGGCTCCATCCCGGGCTTCGCGCTCGATGTCTGGCAGGGATTGTCCATCTACGATTGGCAGGCCCCCCTGCACCATTTCTCGCGGCAGGTGTTCGGGTTCGATGGAGGAGCTTGATGAGATCAGGATACCGCGCTGAAGGATATTCTCGAGTTCCCGGACATTACCAGGCCAATTGTATTGCATCATGTATTCCAGAGCGCGTGGATCGAGGCTGATGGATGGTTTGTTGAGAGACTTGCCAAACCGCTCCAGAAAATGTTCAACGAGGAGGGGAATGTCGTCTTTGTGATCTCGCAGCGGCGGGAGGTGGATCGGGTACACATTGAGACGGTAGAAAAGGTCCTGGCGGAAGTCTCCCCGCTCTGTCATCGCGTTGAGTTCGCGATTCGTCGCGGCCAATACACGGACATCAACCGGGATGGGGCTCGTCCCACCTATGCGGTCAATCTCTTTTTCCTGGAGTGCCCGCAGCAGCTTCACCTGGAGATGAACATCGAGTTCTGCGATTTCGTCAAGAAAAATCGTTCCACCGTCGGCGAGCTCGAATTTCCCGAGCTTCGTGCTTGCAGCGCCGGTGAATGATCCCTTCTGGTGCCCGAAGAGTTCGCTTTCGATGAGATCCTTCACCAGTGAAGCGCAGTTCACCGTGACGAACACGCGCTGGCTTCGCTTGCTGTTGGCGTGGATCTCGCGTGCAACCAGTTCCTTTCCGGTGCCCGATTCGCCCGTGATGAGAACCGTCACATCCGTCATCGCGACTCGTTGAATCGACTCGAAGACGCGTTGTATCACCGGACTCTGGCCGACGATTCTTCCGGACACGCGTTCAACTTCTTCCCGCAGCAATTCGTAGTCCCGCTTCAACTCCCGTTCTGCGAGCGCCTTCTCCACGAGGGACTTCAGTTCTTCGACTTTCGGAGCTTTTGAGATGTAGTGGTACGCCCCGAGCCGCATCGCCTCCACAGCACTCTCGACGGACGGATGCGCAGTGAGAATGATGACCGGGAAATCCGGCATCGACTCTTTGATCCGCTTGAGAGTTTCCATTCCGCTCTCTCCGCGGCTTAGAGCCAGCTCGAGCAAGATAACGTCCACTTTCTTGTGACTCAGGATATCAAGCGCTCCTGCTTCCGACTCAGATGAGAGGATGTTGAATGAACCCTCCATCATTGATCGAAATTCTCCAACGAAGGTGGCATCATCATCCAGCAAGAGAACGGTGCGGATTTGGTCCATGATTTCAGTCAGGTGGCAGAAATCCCGTGCGAAGGGCGTAGCAATGACGATGAGCAGCATGAAACCCGGTCGTCAGGCGATGTGGACGCTGCTGGGATCTCCGCCAAAAGCGGATGGGCCTCCGGCCCAGAACCAGCGACCTCGTCTTGTTCTTGTGGACGCTGCTGGGATCGAACCAGCGACCTCCGCCTTGTAAGGGCGGCGCTCTGAACCAGCTGAGCTAAGCGTCCGGACATGTTGAAACTTACGGATTGTCGATTGTCGATTTCCAATTGAAAGAAACAAGCGCATCAACGAGGAGTGGCGTTCTGAACCAGCCCCTGTTTACCCCGACATCGTCGGGGCCCGCCGAAGTCCGACGGGACGCAGGCGGAAGCTATACCACGGTGTTGCTTTTCGCCAACCAGTATGCTCGACTAAAAGATACGACATACTTCCCACCATATCAATACATTGCATGCTGCGGGGCCGTGGTGCCGGCATCCGAGGGCGCATCAGCTGCGAAGGAGGTACTGCAGTTTCAGGAAGTACTGGCGGGCAGTCTGCTTGAATCCGAACGGAGAGCCAAAATCCGACAGCGCGTACGTCGATCCGGCGTAAAAAATCGTGAAAGGATTCAATTTATAACTGAACAGCGGGTAAAAATCGATTCCCTTGTTGAAGTGGTCGTACTGTCCGATGACACGCAGGAACAGTTCCGGCGTGAACTGGTAAATGCCCATCACGCGAGTGATGTAACCGTCATAGAAGAGTTCGCCTGACGCGACACTCGACAAACGCGCCCGTGAGTACGACAGATCCACCTGTAATCTGGATGTAGGGCGAAGCGTAGCAGTCACGTTGATATTGTGCCCCGTCCCCATCTGCGGAAAATCCGAACGCCGGATGAATCGTCCGAATTCACCTTCGAAGGAAAGTGTAACGACACTCGAAGGGCGGGCGAAGACATTGAATTGAGTTCGATTGATATTGTCGAATTGAACACCCCCGAAGAGTTCATCATTGAGGGCGAAATAGGTCACCGAGACGTTGACCTGGTTCTTCAACTGTGCAGATATTCCCGGAACAAACCACTTTTCCTTTCTCGTCCCACCGTCATTGAAGTGCAGCCCGCCATTTGCCTCGATCGACCAGCTGTCGAGCAGTGCGTTATTTGGATAGAACGTGTACTGCTGCTGCAGGAATACGATGCGGTTGTTGTTGTTCGGCACGAAACCGTCCTGCGCCTGAAACGTGGCGGAATGGTCCAGATACTGAAAGCCCACACTGTACTCGCGGGCATCTCTTCTGATGCTGAATTGGTACGAAGTTCCGCCGTACTGTTCGCCGTTGAATGCAGCGTCATGGCCGGTCGTTCCAAACTCCCGCGTGCTGGAAAGAAGCGAGCGGTCATTCACTTCTTTTGTGTCCGAAAAGAAGACCTCTCCGCTAACAGCGTAATTCCCCCAGAACCTGTAGTTCCAATCCAGGCCCCCAACATAGTTGTGCGCTGTTGCCGTGTTGCGGGTCGTCACCATCGCTCCGAGGAATGCTTCGTCGCCGAAGTCGTACCGTGCGCGTGCAACGTTTGAAAACGATTCAAGATCTGTCGACACAAAATTGGAATTCTCTTCACCAGGAACGATGAACGGTGTATTGCGGTCGCTGGCGGCGAGGTAGCCGAACGAGAACGCCCCGGACTTCCCTATCACCCTTGCGGCCCCCAGTGGATTGTTGATGGTGCGGGAATAGAGAATGCCGCTCTGGTTCCGGAACAGGTCGGCGCCGTACAAAAAGAACGGACGCTTCTCAGGATAGTTCAGCGCAAAGGTGGAGTTGACGCTGATTTGTGCTGCGTCCGACTCCACCTGGCTGAAATCCGGGTTCACCACCACTTCCACCGACAAGTCTGGACTCGGAGAGTACCGGATGCCGCCTCCCATCCTTCCCTTCAGTTTGCCGTTTTCGAATGGGGACGACGCATCGGATCCATCGCGGAGCGCGCCCCGCTGCTGGCCAGCAAGATACGGGAGCAATTCAACAGAGTTCGTGGACTGCACATCCGCAATCCCAACGATCATTCCTCCCTGACACAGAAAGCATGGATTGTTCCGGTCGAACGGGGTCCAGGAGACCTGTTCACGGCTCGCGCGCGGTATGTTCCTGAACAACAAAGCAACCCAATCTTGCTCACGCACCGAAGGGAACCGGAGGCTTTTGAACGGTATTGCCATGATCGCGCTCCACCCGTCGTCATTGATGTCAGCAGCGCTTCCCCAGACGGTATCAAAACTATTGTCTTCGTTGCCGCCCACTCTCATCAAATCTGCCTGGATCCCGTGTGGATTGACCATGAATTCATAGGCCCGCTGATAATCGCCGTAGGTGTCCAGGATGATCCCCACATAATCATCATCGAAAATCTTGTCCCGGTCGGAGATGTGAGCCCGGATCGCTGAAGGATTGGTATCCTTGCAGTCAAATCCAAAGTACACGTATTCGGCGGTGTAGAGTATGCGGACGCTCGTCATCTGAGAAGCAGGCGTGTTCTCACCCGGCGTCACTTCGAATCCTATCTGGACCGGCTGGGCAAGATTCCAGCGCGGATCGGAGAGCTTTCCGGTCAACTTGATCTCGCCTTCAATTCGGACAGCATTGATCCTCGGTCTCACAGAGTCGGGGAGGATAGAGGCAACGGCAATGGCGGACTCAACAATGTTGAAGACAATCAACAGCGCCAGAATTCTGCGGGGCATCGGGTATCCCTTGGTCATCAAGAAGTGATTGGTAGCGGCGAACTTGATTTGCTTCTGGATATACTTGATATCAGAGGCATAGTTGCGTATGGACCATCCCGCTCCTCCTAGAACTACATGCCAAGAGAAGGGGCTACCTCAGTCGTCTCATTACGAGACAAGATTCGTGTTTACTCCCGATTATCAACAGAGATCGTGACGCTTTCGTTCTCTCTCTCAAATTGAAAGGATTTTAAGTGCGAATCGTAGTCTCATCTTGATCCAAAGGTCTTATAATGAGACGTCAATGCCGGGAAACGGCAATAAAATCAATAGAAATCAGTGATAATTGTTCTGGCACGCTCCTTGAGATATACTGATACAGATATGAAAACAATCACAAAAAATACTAACTTGGAGTCAACAATGAAGAAGTCAATCGTAGTTATCGCCCTCGTAGTCCTGAGCTTCGCAGTTGCACAAAACGCAATGGCGCAGGCAACGGCCACACAGAATGTCAGTCTGGCTGTCAACGCAGTTTACAAGATCGCAACCTCTGGCAACCCCGGTGCAATGACCATCACCACAGGTACTGCCGGAACGAACGCACTGACCTCAGTCACAGACGCTTCCACCAACTATAGCATCACACAGAATTTTGCCTCCACCGTAAAGATCACAGCAACCCTCGACGCAGCCCTGGCAGCCGGTTACACGCTGCAGATCAACCTGGCGAGCGTCAAGGGAACGAGTGCAGGAAACGTTGATATCTCTGCCACGACCCCAGCCAGTGCGGCGAGTGTTGTGACTGCGATTGCCCTGGGTGCCGATGCAAGCAAGACGATCACCTACACCTTTGGTGCAAACGCTTCCGCCGGCACGCTTGCCTCGACGGCGAAGGTTGTGACGCTGACACTGACCAACTAAGATCTTCGGGCAATTCAGTTACCTCCATGAACGAGAGGGCGCCACGTTGAGGGTGGCGCCCTCTCTGTTTTTATTCCTCCCCATACGGTTCCGTACCAACGCCCACGCACACACAGAGCTCACCCGACGCTGATTGAGTACCGGCGACGTGTTCGCTGGATTGTGATTATGATGCGGGTTGGTACATCCGGCAATGGGAACGGAAGAGAGGTCGGCTTCAGCCGCTGATCGCCGTGACGATTCTCCTGATCCCCTCCGAAACGATTTGCGACTTCGGCAACAAGCTTACGACAATACACGAAGGTATATCAAATTCGAATAGCTGCCCTGGGTACACAAGGACACCTTGTGAGCGCAGGAGCTCCAATGCCCACTCTTCATCCGATCGGATTGCAGGCAGGCGAAGAACCGCACTCCATCCCCCCTCGCACGCGAAGAGACTTGCCGGCAATGAAGCCGAGAAGGTTCTTCTCAACTCCTCAACGTTGCTCACCAGTCGTTCCTTGATTTTTCCGGTCATTGGAGAGCCATTGCCCATGAGCGATCCCAGCGAGTGCTGCACTGGCGTCCCGACAGAAAGGAACGTATCTGCGATAATTTCGAGTCTCCTCAGTGCTTCAGAGCAAAGGTGGTCTGGCCCTGATACGGCGATCCAGGCCAGTTTCAGTTGAGGCAAGCCTCCGAGTTTCGAAATTCCGTTCAACGTAAACGTGAGCGTCCCGTGCGTACCTGCAAAACTTCCAAACCGCCTTGCGCTCTCTCCTAACGAATACGCCCCGAACACTTCGTCCACAATCAACGGGATGCCAAGCTCCCTTGATACCCTGACGATGCGTTCCGCCTCGTCTGTTGTTATGTAGGAACCTGTTGGGTTGTTCGGATGAACGAGAACGAGCGCTTTTGTCCCAGCCGTCAGGACATTCTCAAGCGACGGCCAGTCAACATGCCACTCGCCATCATACGCCAGGCCATAGTGACGGCATTCCACATCGTTCAGGCGGGCCAGATAATCGAAGAGAGGGTAGCTCGGTTTGGGTACTGCAATGCTCTCCGCCGAATTGCAGAGCAGCCCCAGAAGGAAGGAATACGCCTCGCTCGTGCTGGAAGCAAGAACGATGTGAGACGGATCGACGATGGTACCCTGACGGCAGTACCACCGTGCAATCACCTGGCGCGCGTCGAACAAACCCTTCGGGTCGGGATCATAGTTGATCGATCGCTGAAGTGCGGACCGGGGTATCAGATCGTCGGGGTCAGAAAGGAAACCGCATTTGGTGGGATTGGACTCTGTGAGATCGATGATTTCCTTCCCGGCAGCCCTCATTTCCTGCGCCAGCGCAAACAGAGGCGCAGGAACGGAATCCCAGTTTGTCCGAGCGGAAAACATCATGTGGTCAGATCACTGTGGATGAAGTCCTGCCGAGGGCCACGAAATCACCTTCAATCCTCAACAATTTCCACCTTTTTCTTGGACATCCGGTTGCGCTCGTTGTGGTCAAGATAGCGCTTCCGAAGACGGATGGAATGAGGCGTCACTTCCACGTATTCGTCATCGCCGATCCATTCGATCGCCTGTTCGAGCGTCATGATATGGGGAGTTTCCAGGCGGATAGCTTCGTCAGAACCGGACGCGCGCATGTTCGTCAGGTGCTTCGTCTTGCAAACATTCACCACCATGTCATGCTCGCGCGAGTTCTCACCGACAACCATACCGCGATACACTTTCACGCCCGGCTCCATGAAGAATGTGGAGCGTTCCCGAAGCTTCCACATGGCGTACGCGACGGAGGTGCCATCTTCGAGCGCGATGAGAGAGCCGCGCGTGCGATGGGCGAATTCCCCTTTGTTCGGTTCGTACCCATTGAAATTGTGGTGGAGTATTCCCGTGCCCCTGGTCTGTGTCATGAATTCGGACCTGAACCCGAGCAGGCCTCGGGCAGGCACAATGAACTCGAGACGCGTATTCCCCTGCACTTGTATCATGTTCTTCATGGTTCCCTTGCGCCGGCCCATGTTTTCGATCACCACTCCGCTATGCTCGTCAGGCACATCGATAATGACATGCTCCATTGGCTCGCAGAGAACATCGTCGATCCACTTGTAGATCACCTCGGGCCTGGACACCTGGAACTCAAATCCCTCTCTCCGCATGGTTTCGATCAGGATCGCGAGATGCAGCTCTCCGCGTCCGCTGACCTTGAACACGTCCGGAGAATCCGTGAGCTCCACGCGCAGGCTGACATTCGAGCGGATCTCCTTCGCCAATCGTTCACCGAGATGCCGCGTCGTGACATATTTTCCGTCGAGACCTGCGAAGGGTGAATTGTTGACGACGAAGTTCATTGAAAGTGTTGGCTCTTCGATCGACACGAACGGCAACGGCGAAGGGTCGGATGCGTCAGCAACCGTTTCACCGATATCGACATCTTCCATTCCGGCAAGCGCGACAATGTCACCAGCGCCGGCTTCTGCAGCTTCGATGCGCTTCAGCCCTTCGAACACATAGATTTTCGTCACGCGGGCATCATCGACCGAAGCATCCCGATGAATGACTTTCATCGGGGAGCCCAGCTTGATTGTTCCACGGTTGATGCGACCGATTCCAAGCCTGCCGAGGTAGTCATTGTAGTCGATTGTGGTGACGAGCATTTGAAATGGCAAATCGACATCGCCGGGCGGAGGGGGCACCTTTTCGATGATTGATTCAAAGAGAGGTTTGAGATTGGTACTGGGATCGTCGAGCTCCCGTTTGGCAACTCCCTGCTTCGCGATGGCATAGATGATCGGAAAATCGAGCTGGTGATCGTGTGCCCCGAGAGAAAGAAAAAGTTCAAAGACCTCGTCCAGCACCTCGTGTGCCCGGGCGTCCTTGCGGTCAATCTTGTTGATGACGACAATCGGCTGGAGGTTCAGCTCCAGGGACTTCTTCAGAACGAATTTCGTTCCTGGGAGGGGCCCTTCTGCGGCGTCGACCAGCAGGAGGACACCGTCGACCATTTTGAGTGTCCGCTCCACCTCGCCCGCAAAATCAGAGTGTCCCGGTGTATCGACAATGTTGATTTTGTAAGTGGTTCCTTCGGTCGGCGTATAAAAAACTGCCGTATTTTTGGCCAGAATCGTAATGCCGCGTTCCCGTTCCAGGTCATTTGAATCCATCACCCGCGTAGCGACATCCTGGTTGGCGCGAAACGTCCCGGTCTGCCGGAACATGTGGTCCACCAGCGTGGTCTTCCCGTGGTCAACGTGGGCGATGATTGCAATATTTCTGATATTTTCTCGAACCTTCATATTCTCTCGTACTATTCCCTTCCGCTCATTCTCAATCTTCTGCATACCGAGCGCCTGGCCGGCAGAAAAAAAATGCCTCAGGTTTCGTGCATCAACCAGAGGCCAATCAATTTTTCACTCTTGCTCTTCGATTTAAATATAACACTTTTTACTGAGAATGAAAAGCGGAGATCCGAGACAGAAGTCGTTGCAGCAGATGCCATTTAGCTGTATCTTTCACCCATCACCGTGCACCAGTCATTCATCGCCATAATCAAAAGGGAGAACGCACTATGCGCAGGTTCATTCTGGTCATCTTGATCGCAATCGTCGCGGTTGGCCTCGTCAACGCTCAAGCGACAAAACCCCAAACCGTGAAGCTTGCTGTCGCAGGTATGACGTGCGAGAGCTGCGTGACAAAAGTCGACAAGGCGCTCCGTGGAGTCGAAGGCGTGAAAGATGTGAAGGTCGATCTCAAGAAGCAGACAGCAGTGGTCACAATGGCCTCAGCGGCCGTAAAACCTGAAGCTCTCTTCAAGGCAGTGAAGGACGCCGGTTTCAAAGCGGCCATTGGAAAGCTTCCTGTAGCACCTTCGAAGATGGAAGAGAATTGCGACGGGTGCAAGGATATGGACGGCAAGAAAGAAGGCGAAGCCAAGAAAGAGGATTGCTGCAAACCCGAGACAGCCAAAAAGAAGACAGGGTCGAACAGCTGACGGTTTAGCGCTCGTTGAGTCAAGAGTTCGTATTCAAGCCGTTGCAGGAAATTGATGCAACGGCTTTTTTGTTCGTCGTTGAATGATCATGTGGTCGGATCAGCGATCCGACCGGACAGAGCGGACGGCTCACCTCCACACCACAATCTCATCCACTTCCTTTCGGTGTATGTCAGGCACCGTTGCCCCCTCTTTGGGATATCCCACCGGTAGTAACAGAAACGGCTTTTCGTTCTCTGGCCTCCCGAGGATTCTTTGAAGAAAGTCCATCGGGCTTGGCGTATGCGTCAACGACACCAATCCGGCGTTGTGAATCGCCGCGATCAAAAATCCTGACGCGATCCCGACAGATTCTTTGACGTAGTAGTTCTTCCGTATCCTGTTTTCTTCCTTCGTGTACGAGACAGCGAACACAACAATGAGAGCCGGGGCAACTTCCAGAAATTCCTTGTGCCAGTCGGTGCCGAGTGCGGAAAGGTCATCCAGCCACTCTTGCGGCATTCTGCTTTCATAGCTTTGCTTCTCTTCCGCTTCTGCAGCGATCCGTATCTGGCGCTTCAAATCAGGATCGGTGACTACGACAAACCGCCATGGCTGCTTGTTTGCCCCGGACGGCGCCGTCCCGGCCGTCCTGAGAATGAGTTCCAGGATATCCTTCGAGACAAGCTTGTCTGAAAACTTGCGAACGGTGCGACGGTGGCTGCATAACTCAAGAAACTTCTCTGCGCGTTGAATTTGCTCCTGCTGAGACAACGCTGTGTAGACGAGCGGGATGAAGCCGGGCATGATGACTCCGTGATGGTTATGAAAAGTGGATAGTACTTTTATTCGCCGGCTAATGCAAGCAGCAGGTTCAATTGCGAGTCCAGCGACTTTTCGCTACATTCGGTCACCCTGACTGTCCGGGATACCCGCGATGGCCGGGGTGAGGTGTTTTCTCCCGGTTAGTTCAGGGAATTGTCGATTGCCGATTTGCGATTGTTGACTGGAAAAAATGTCGGGAAATGATTGAACGTCAGGATGATCGAAGAGATTAGGAAGAAAATAGAGGGCTCTGAGCCGTTCAGGAATCTCCTGCATAGGAGTAAACAGCTGGC of the Ignavibacteriales bacterium genome contains:
- a CDS encoding sigma-54 dependent transcriptional regulator yields the protein MLLIVIATPFARDFCHLTEIMDQIRTVLLLDDDATFVGEFRSMMEGSFNILSSESEAGALDILSHKKVDVILLELALSRGESGMETLKRIKESMPDFPVIILTAHPSVESAVEAMRLGAYHYISKAPKVEELKSLVEKALAERELKRDYELLREEVERVSGRIVGQSPVIQRVFESIQRVAMTDVTVLITGESGTGKELVAREIHANSKRSQRVFVTVNCASLVKDLIESELFGHQKGSFTGAASTKLGKFELADGGTIFLDEIAELDVHLQVKLLRALQEKEIDRIGGTSPIPVDVRVLAATNRELNAMTERGDFRQDLFYRLNVYPIHLPPLRDHKDDIPLLVEHFLERFGKSLNKPSISLDPRALEYMMQYNWPGNVRELENILQRGILISSSSSIEPEHLPREMVQGGLPIVDGQSLPDIEREARDGAARSVIMRTLERTGWNIKESALLLGVPEKTLYDKCSRLSIKLRRTVSAQQED
- a CDS encoding pyridoxal phosphate-dependent aminotransferase → MMFSARTNWDSVPAPLFALAQEMRAAGKEIIDLTESNPTKCGFLSDPDDLIPRSALQRSINYDPDPKGLFDARQVIARWYCRQGTIVDPSHIVLASSTSEAYSFLLGLLCNSAESIAVPKPSYPLFDYLARLNDVECRHYGLAYDGEWHVDWPSLENVLTAGTKALVLVHPNNPTGSYITTDEAERIVRVSRELGIPLIVDEVFGAYSLGESARRFGSFAGTHGTLTFTLNGISKLGGLPQLKLAWIAVSGPDHLCSEALRRLEIIADTFLSVGTPVQHSLGSLMGNGSPMTGKIKERLVSNVEELRRTFSASLPASLFACEGGWSAVLRLPAIRSDEEWALELLRSQGVLVYPGQLFEFDIPSCIVVSLLPKSQIVSEGIRRIVTAISG
- the typA gene encoding translational GTPase TypA — its product is MKVRENIRNIAIIAHVDHGKTTLVDHMFRQTGTFRANQDVATRVMDSNDLERERGITILAKNTAVFYTPTEGTTYKINIVDTPGHSDFAGEVERTLKMVDGVLLLVDAAEGPLPGTKFVLKKSLELNLQPIVVINKIDRKDARAHEVLDEVFELFLSLGAHDHQLDFPIIYAIAKQGVAKRELDDPSTNLKPLFESIIEKVPPPPGDVDLPFQMLVTTIDYNDYLGRLGIGRINRGTIKLGSPMKVIHRDASVDDARVTKIYVFEGLKRIEAAEAGAGDIVALAGMEDVDIGETVADASDPSPLPFVSIEEPTLSMNFVVNNSPFAGLDGKYVTTRHLGERLAKEIRSNVSLRVELTDSPDVFKVSGRGELHLAILIETMRREGFEFQVSRPEVIYKWIDDVLCEPMEHVIIDVPDEHSGVVIENMGRRKGTMKNMIQVQGNTRLEFIVPARGLLGFRSEFMTQTRGTGILHHNFNGYEPNKGEFAHRTRGSLIALEDGTSVAYAMWKLRERSTFFMEPGVKVYRGMVVGENSREHDMVVNVCKTKHLTNMRASGSDEAIRLETPHIMTLEQAIEWIGDDEYVEVTPHSIRLRKRYLDHNERNRMSKKKVEIVED
- a CDS encoding heavy metal-associated domain-containing protein, giving the protein MRRFILVILIAIVAVGLVNAQATKPQTVKLAVAGMTCESCVTKVDKALRGVEGVKDVKVDLKKQTAVVTMASAAVKPEALFKAVKDAGFKAAIGKLPVAPSKMEENCDGCKDMDGKKEGEAKKEDCCKPETAKKKTGSNS
- a CDS encoding nitroreductase family protein produces the protein MPGFIPLVYTALSQQEQIQRAEKFLELCSHRRTVRKFSDKLVSKDILELILRTAGTAPSGANKQPWRFVVVTDPDLKRQIRIAAEAEEKQSYESRMPQEWLDDLSALGTDWHKEFLEVAPALIVVFAVSYTKEENRIRKNYYVKESVGIASGFLIAAIHNAGLVSLTHTPSPMDFLQRILGRPENEKPFLLLPVGYPKEGATVPDIHRKEVDEIVVWR